A single genomic interval of Desulfitibacter alkalitolerans DSM 16504 harbors:
- a CDS encoding trimethylamine methyltransferase family protein — translation MLRSNYVTNSSLYFRVFTEQQCEEIHMATLEVLERVGVLIHHPKALELAKKAGAFVDGERVKFPAGLVEKCIRSAPSRIVLCDRDGNRKMFLENNKSYFGPGPTVNYTLDPFTGERRYPTINDTCRASRVMDALPNIDFQMDFGTARDVQTEIADVLMFEAMVNNSTKPIVHWGFTSSNYRTMVDMAIAVRGSLQELQNYPFLCFYSEPITPLTHDVDAIEKTMFMAEHFLPCINTPAPLAGATGPATMAGNIVLANAECLSGLVIHQLTREGAPFVMGGVVTIMDMATTQITYSSPEFSLMAAGMTNMAQYYKIPMFSTAGCSDSKCVDQQAGIDIATNCLMAALSGGNIVHDVGYMESGISTSLLQLVIADEVIGQVRQIVKGIEVNRNTLAVDVIEKVGPGGHFMAEEHTFNNFKKEWWFPSIFNRGRFDDWTAQGQPDLAELAKKKLQNIIDSHQPKPLNAEVKNKIKEIASKL, via the coding sequence ATGTTAAGAAGTAATTATGTGACCAACTCAAGCTTGTATTTTCGGGTGTTTACTGAACAGCAGTGCGAAGAGATACACATGGCAACTTTGGAAGTTTTAGAAAGAGTGGGCGTGCTGATTCATCATCCTAAAGCCCTAGAACTTGCCAAAAAAGCCGGGGCTTTTGTTGATGGTGAAAGGGTTAAGTTTCCTGCAGGATTAGTTGAAAAGTGTATAAGAAGTGCTCCATCAAGAATTGTACTATGCGATCGAGATGGAAATCGTAAAATGTTTTTGGAAAATAATAAATCCTATTTTGGTCCTGGCCCAACTGTAAACTATACATTAGATCCGTTTACAGGTGAACGTAGATATCCCACAATAAATGATACATGTAGAGCATCTAGGGTGATGGATGCTTTACCTAATATAGACTTTCAAATGGATTTTGGTACTGCGAGAGATGTTCAAACAGAAATTGCCGATGTTTTAATGTTTGAGGCAATGGTAAATAACTCAACAAAACCTATAGTCCACTGGGGCTTTACCTCAAGTAATTACAGGACTATGGTAGACATGGCCATTGCCGTAAGGGGAAGTCTTCAGGAACTTCAAAATTATCCCTTTTTATGTTTTTATTCCGAACCAATTACTCCATTAACTCATGATGTAGATGCAATTGAGAAAACAATGTTTATGGCAGAACACTTTTTACCATGTATAAATACACCTGCACCCCTAGCAGGAGCCACAGGTCCTGCAACCATGGCGGGAAATATTGTACTTGCTAATGCAGAATGCCTAAGTGGGCTGGTTATTCATCAATTGACTAGAGAAGGCGCTCCCTTTGTAATGGGAGGAGTGGTAACAATAATGGACATGGCCACAACTCAAATAACTTACTCTTCCCCTGAATTTAGCCTAATGGCGGCGGGAATGACCAATATGGCGCAGTATTATAAAATACCAATGTTTAGCACTGCAGGATGCTCAGACTCTAAGTGTGTTGATCAACAGGCAGGCATCGATATTGCCACAAATTGCCTTATGGCAGCATTAAGTGGGGGAAATATAGTCCATGATGTTGGTTATATGGAGTCTGGTATTAGCACATCCTTACTTCAATTAGTAATAGCTGATGAAGTGATAGGCCAGGTGCGCCAGATCGTAAAAGGTATTGAAGTAAATAGAAATACCTTAGCTGTTGATGTGATAGAGAAGGTTGGACCAGGTGGACACTTCATGGCAGAAGAGCATACGTTTAATAACTTTAAAAAGGAGTGGTGGTTCCCATCAATATTCAATAGAGGAAGATTTGATGATTGGACAGCTCAAGGGCAGCCTGATTTAGCTGAACTAGCAAAGAAAAAGCTGCAAAATATCATAGATAGCCACCAACCTAAGCCGTTAAATGCTGAAGTTAAAAATAAAATTAAAGAAATTGCATCTAAATTATAA
- a CDS encoding trimethylamine methyltransferase family protein yields the protein MKSNTAIQLTPSLKFLSYDQLEEIHLGSLEILAETGVEVFHAEALELLQSAGARVERHLVKIPEHLVKNALLTAPSRIVMANRDGNRCMFLESHKSYFGTGSGCPYTLDVFTGERRQTRKEDIANTAKLCDYLSNIDFVMSLGIAKHQYPEIGYIHEFDAMVRNTKKPIIVSGYDKQNISNIIEMAEVVMGGSEKLRDRPILAVYSEATSPLRQSEDGIGKVMACAEKMVPIIHTIGMMCGASAPVTLAGALIQGNAELLSTLVIHQLKQPGAPFFYGGTITAIDMKNMAHPYGAPEFHVLSSALTEMGYYYRLPVFSTGGCTDAKTFDEQASAEATYSLLLAALSGGNLIHDIGYVDSGLTSSLSQVVFSDEIIGLIKHIVQGIPFREEDLALDVIKKVGPGGHYLGEKHTLNNFRKIYSPNLLTRASYGNWVDNGKKTLGQVIEDKVRWVVQEYHPEPMDEKVTKELDELIDQYTEEALEKYGKYDRI from the coding sequence ATGAAAAGTAACACCGCAATTCAGTTAACACCTTCATTAAAATTTCTTTCGTATGATCAGCTAGAAGAAATACATCTTGGATCATTGGAAATCCTTGCAGAAACAGGGGTAGAAGTTTTTCATGCTGAGGCACTGGAACTATTACAGTCGGCAGGGGCAAGAGTAGAGAGGCATTTAGTAAAGATACCTGAACATCTTGTGAAGAATGCCCTTTTAACTGCTCCATCCCGAATAGTTATGGCAAATAGAGATGGCAATAGGTGCATGTTTTTAGAATCTCATAAAAGCTATTTTGGAACAGGTTCAGGTTGCCCATATACATTAGATGTTTTTACAGGAGAAAGAAGGCAAACCAGAAAAGAAGATATTGCTAATACAGCTAAATTATGTGATTATCTTTCAAATATTGATTTTGTTATGTCCTTAGGGATTGCAAAGCACCAATATCCAGAAATAGGATACATACATGAATTTGATGCAATGGTTAGGAATACAAAAAAGCCGATTATTGTTAGTGGTTATGATAAGCAAAATATCTCAAACATCATAGAAATGGCAGAAGTAGTTATGGGAGGCTCGGAAAAACTTAGAGATCGTCCTATTTTAGCGGTATACTCTGAGGCTACTTCCCCGCTTAGGCAATCTGAGGACGGTATTGGTAAGGTAATGGCGTGTGCAGAAAAAATGGTTCCAATTATTCATACAATAGGAATGATGTGTGGAGCTTCAGCGCCAGTTACTTTAGCGGGAGCTCTTATTCAAGGCAATGCCGAATTGCTCAGTACCCTTGTAATCCATCAGCTTAAACAACCAGGTGCACCATTTTTTTATGGAGGTACTATTACAGCAATAGATATGAAAAACATGGCTCATCCTTATGGTGCACCAGAGTTTCATGTTTTAAGTTCAGCACTTACTGAAATGGGATATTACTATAGACTTCCCGTTTTTAGCACTGGAGGATGTACTGATGCAAAAACTTTTGATGAACAAGCCTCTGCTGAAGCCACATATTCGTTATTATTAGCAGCATTATCAGGAGGTAACCTTATACATGATATAGGCTACGTTGATTCTGGTTTGACTTCCTCACTTTCACAGGTAGTATTTAGCGATGAAATAATAGGCTTAATAAAACATATTGTGCAAGGCATTCCTTTTAGGGAAGAAGATTTAGCACTTGACGTAATAAAGAAAGTTGGCCCAGGAGGACATTACCTTGGTGAAAAACATACTTTAAATAATTTTAGAAAAATATATTCACCAAATTTATTAACAAGAGCTTCATATGGTAATTGGGTAGATAACGGGAAGAAAACATTGGGTCAAGTAATTGAAGATAAAGTCAGGTGGGTTGTGCAGGAATATCATCCTGAACCTATGGATGAAAAAGTAACCAAGGAACTAGATGAATTGATAGATCAATATACTGAAGAGGCGCTTGAAAAGTATGGAAAGTACGACCGTATTTAG